A genomic region of Cannabis sativa cultivar Pink pepper isolate KNU-18-1 chromosome 1, ASM2916894v1, whole genome shotgun sequence contains the following coding sequences:
- the LOC115707283 gene encoding LOB domain-containing protein 33, with protein MTGLGSSCGACKFLRRKCSSECIFAPYFGYDEAASHFAAVHKVFGASNVSKLLLHLPQHNRSDAATSISYEALARMRDPIYGCVAHIFALQQQVAYLQEEIEILGNQIAHNVTAGFASSGSSSEGTNNNSDHNTHNNTLDSSSQLFSHNGAMNCQYYQNQQEVLPSQNQNSTGNSSNIVVGGQVGFHLHQNPYSWGEENMVCNSLSDPLDKLFEGIEQESLGNSPWLDEIPNVENFIGPQSGTEPSFW; from the exons ATGACAGGCTTGGGATCTTCATGTGGAGCATGCAAGTTTCTGAGGCGAAAATGCAGCAGCGAATGCATTTTTGCTCCTTACTTCGGCTACGACGAGGCTGCAAGCCATTTTGCGGCGGTGCACAAGGTGTTCGGAGCTAGCAATGTTTCAAAGCTGTTATTACACTTGCCACAACACAACCGGAGTGATGCTGCAACCTCTATCTCATATGAAGCTCTTGCTCGGATGAGAGACCCCATTTATGGTTGTGTTGCTCATATCTTTGCTCTCCAACAACAG GTTGCCTACCTGCAGGAGGAGATAGAGATTCTTGGGAACCAAATAGCTCATAATGTCACAGCTGGTTTTGCAAGTTCTGGGAGTTCTTCTGAAGGAACTAATAATAATAGTGATCATAATACTCATAATAATACCTTAGATTCCAGTTCTCAACTCTTTTCACATAATGGAGCTATGAACTGTCAGTATTATCAGAATCAACAGGAAGTTCTACCctcccagaaccagaattcaACTGGAAATAGTAGTAACATAGTTGTTGGTGGGCAGGTGGGTTTTCATCTTCATCAAAATCCATATAGTTGGGGAGAAGAGAACATGGTTTGTAACTCTCTCTCAGATCCTTTAGACAAACTATTTGAGGGGATAGAACAAGAAAGCTTAGGGAATAGTCCATGGTTGGATGAAATACCCAATGTGGAAAACTTTATAGGTCCACAATCTGGGACTGAGCCCAGCTTTTGGTAA